Proteins encoded by one window of Engraulis encrasicolus isolate BLACKSEA-1 unplaced genomic scaffold, IST_EnEncr_1.0 scaffold_205_np1212, whole genome shotgun sequence:
- the LOC134442678 gene encoding serine/threonine-protein kinase pim-2-like encodes MRKRDGEQVAIKFVRKTKVTFLTVPENGTRVPKEVALMLRLPAHTNVCQLLDWLDGKGQIALILERPQPCIDLAEYCHQRRPSEQEASAIMRQVVLAAKHCHDHGVLHRDIKPQNILINTDTKAVKLIDFGCGDFLREGPYTSFSGTWAFMPPELFVQGSYGAQQATVWSLGVLLYYLVKGVLPFYSEEDIVEKKIRPRLRKLSPDCRNLVLTCLRKDPAARPSLDSILRHRWLGGGD; translated from the exons atgaggaagagagatggggaacag GTGGCCATCAAATTCGTGAGGAAGACGAAGGTGACATTCTTGACTGTG CCTGAAAATGGCACTCGCGTGCCGAAGGAGGTGGCTCTGATGTTGAGGCTGCCAGCACATACCAACGTTTGCCAGCTCCTCGACTGGCTTGATGGCAAGGGCCAAATCGCCCTCATCCTGGAGCGCCCTCAGCCGTGCATTGACCTTGCCGAATATTGCCATCAAAGACGGCCCAGCGAGCAGGAAGCCTCGGCCATCATGAGGCAGGTGGTGCTGGCCGCCAAACACTGCCACGACCACGGAGTTCTGCACCGCGACATCAAACCCCAAAACATCCTCATCAACACCGACACCAAGGCCGTCAAACTGATAGATTTTGGCTGCGGGGACTTCCTGCGAGAGGGGCCATATACGTCTTTCTCTG GCACATGGGCATTCATGCCACCTGAGCTGTTCGTTCAGGGCAGCTATGGGGCCCAGCAGGCCACCGTCTGGTCCTTAGGTGTCCTCCTCTACTACCTGGTCAAAGGTGTACTGCCATTCTACTCCGAAGAGGACATAGTGGAGAAGAAGATACGGCCACGCCTGCGCAAGCTCTCACCTG ATTGCCGCAACCTCGTTCTCACATGCCTGAGGAAAGATCCCGCCGCACGGCCAAGCCTCGACTCCATCCTGAGGCACAGATGGCTTGGAGGTGGAGACTAG
- the LOC134442681 gene encoding aminopeptidase NAALADL1-like, with amino-acid sequence MGYNISIAGPLEIRKINDQLMLLDRAFLDPLAFPDKYAFRHVIWASRSSGLATFPGLADAVEQAKRTGAEEHWDQAHRHLSILAQAITGAASTIEEVI; translated from the exons ATGGGTTATAACATCTCAATTGCAGG GCCTCTGGAGATTCGTAAGATCAATGACCAGCTGATGCTTCTGGATCGAGCCTTCCTGGATCCACTGGCATTCCCTGACAAATACGCGTTCAG GCATGTTATCTGGGCCTCAAGGTCGTCAGGGTTGGCCACCTTCCCCGGTCTGGCAGATGCAGTGGAGCAGGCCAAGAGGACGGGGGCAGAGGAGCACTGGGACCAGGCCCACAGACACCTGTCCATACTCGCCCAGGCCATCACAGGAGCAGCCAGCACCATAGAGGAGGTCATAtga